The Thermoleophilaceae bacterium genome has a segment encoding these proteins:
- a CDS encoding peptidoglycan-binding protein, producing MPYRCPRALLGVLLALIGVLALPSAAMASFGDETLSRGDRGHDVRVLQSWLTHLGVDTDVDGVFGRGTESKLKRFEKREGWKQDGKLSKINARQMRKLMERKFGSDEGDDAPVGRARLSRNGRTAVAPADAPERVKRAIHYANKLTRKPYRYGGGHASFRDDGYDCSGAVSYALRGAKTLDRPMDSRELMSWGRSGEGKWITVYTKSSHAYVVIAGLRFDTSGRGEEGPRWRPEKRSTRGYRVRHWRGL from the coding sequence ATGCCGTATCGCTGCCCGCGCGCCCTGCTTGGCGTGCTCCTGGCCCTCATAGGCGTCTTGGCCCTGCCGAGCGCCGCCATGGCGTCGTTCGGCGACGAGACGCTCAGCCGCGGCGACCGCGGACACGACGTCCGCGTGCTGCAGTCCTGGCTCACCCATCTCGGGGTGGACACCGACGTGGACGGCGTCTTCGGCCGCGGGACCGAGAGCAAGCTGAAGCGCTTCGAGAAGCGGGAAGGCTGGAAGCAGGACGGCAAGCTCAGCAAGATCAACGCGCGCCAGATGCGCAAGCTGATGGAGCGGAAGTTCGGCTCCGACGAGGGCGACGACGCTCCCGTCGGGCGCGCGCGGCTGTCACGCAACGGCCGCACCGCCGTCGCGCCGGCGGACGCACCCGAGCGCGTGAAGCGCGCCATCCACTACGCCAACAAGCTCACGCGCAAGCCCTACCGCTACGGCGGCGGCCACGCGAGCTTCCGTGACGACGGCTATGACTGCTCCGGCGCCGTGAGCTACGCGCTGCGCGGCGCGAAGACGCTGGACCGGCCCATGGACTCACGCGAGCTCATGTCCTGGGGCCGCTCCGGCGAGGGCAAGTGGATCACCGTCTACACGAAGTCCTCGCACGCCTACGTGGTGATCGCGGGCCTGCGCTTCGACACCTCCGGCCGCGGCGAGGAGGGCCCGCGCTGGCGGCCCGAGAAGCGCTCCACGCGCGGCTACCGCGTGCGCCACTGGCGCGGCCTGTAG